Sequence from the Tenrec ecaudatus isolate mTenEca1 chromosome 6, mTenEca1.hap1, whole genome shotgun sequence genome:
AGCTCGATCTCTCAAAAGCAAACCCCCCTCCTTTTTACAGCTGGTTTGTTTGGATCAGAATTTAGTTGAGGCCCACACAGCACTTAGGATTGAGCCTCCTGCCATTCTCTCGATCCTGGTCGTTTTTTGCTGAGCACTTTCCCACCTTGAGGGTTTGACTGGCTGTGTCCTCGCCCTGCAGCTCACATGCTTCTGTAAACTGGGAGTAAGTAACCCACctcaccacccgggctccttagCCCGTGTTTAAGGTCGACCAATCGGTCCAGAGATGGGGAATCATGATGCTGTGTGTTCACAAAGTCAGAGAAGGTGGAGAGATTCCCTGATCCATTGCTCGTGCTATGCTGGGGAAGGCGCGGTCCCAGAGAGGGCACAACGCCTTCTTGAGATCCACGCAGCTCTAAGTAGCCGGAGAGCATGGGACCCTGTGTGTGACTTCCCAGCCGTGTGCCCCCCACGCCCCGTCCCTCCGCTTTTCATCCCACAAAGACTTGAGCTCACACTAGGTCCCGTCCAGAAGTGGCTTACAGTCAAAGTGAGAGTGGATTGACTCTGAGGGTTCAAGGGCAGATTCCTTCAGGTCTAGCCGCAGCCATGCATTCAGATTGCATCCCCAGAACTGGACCTTTTTAGTCTCCAGTTTTCCAGGCTGGCTCGGTCCTCGGGCAGCTGCTTTTCAGGTGCTGGTTAGAGCAACTCCAGCCTCACTGGTTGCTAGCACTCCTGGCAGGAAAGAGGCGTTTGCCTCTCGTTTTAACAGGACCCGTTGGCTGTACTCGCGCCACATGGCCATCCCCGGGCTAACCGTGACGGCCTGGAGTGAGGGGTGAGGGCGGAGAAAGCGTGGATTGGTTAGGAAGCCGCTCATGGAACACCtagagcctggggcttcctagggATTGGTCCCCCAGACCCATGTGGACGGGGTGGGAGAAGGATGGCCGTCCTTAGGAGTCGCCTGCAGCTCTGCGAGGGGCAGTGGAGTATACACTGAGCAgtcattatttggggggcccctCTGCGTGCGTGTCATTTCGCCAATCAGCAGGCAGTTATGAGCCAGGAGGGAGCCCATGACATTTTTACGACAAGAGAGGCGCCCTCTTTGGTAGGAATTTTCGGAGCCACCAGGCCGTCAGCCATCCTGAGTTGCCAGCCCTGAACAGGCTCAACAAAGgccccttcccctcttctccgCGGCTAATGTCTGGGTTTTGGTTGCAGGTACAGTCCCTGCAAGCCACGGTCGTGGCTTTCGAGTCGGCCCTGCGGAGCGCCCAGCACAAGCAGGAGCTCACGGAGAAGGCCGTGCAGCAGGGCGAGGGCGAGGTGAGCCGCATCGCCGAGGCCCTGCAGAAGCTCCAGGACGAGATCCTCAGGGACCTCTCGGACGGCATCCACGTGGTGAAGGACGCCCGCGAGCGGGACTTCACCTCCCTGGAGAACACGGTGGAGGAGCGGCTGACGGAGCTCACCAAGTCCATCAACGACAACATCGCCATCTTCACCGAGGTCCAGAAGCGGAGCCAGCAGGAGATCAACGAGGTGAAGGCCACCGTGGCCTCCCTGCAGGAGTCCGAGGCCCACAGGCAGGACTTGAGGGCCCTGAAGGACGCCGTGAAGGACATCCAGAGCGCGATGATGTCCAAGGAGAAGGACCTGGAGGCCCTGAGGAGCGCCCTGGCCACCGTGGAGTCGGACGTGTACACCGAGGTCAAAGAGCTGGTGAGCCTCAAGCAGGAGCAGCAGAAGTTCCAGGAGGCGGCCGACGCGGAGCGAGCCACCCTGCAGGCCCTGTCGGAGAAGTGTCTCCGGTCGGAGGAGGCCGCGGCCCACTTCCCCGGGGAGATCGGGAGGCTGGAGGAAGAGCTCCGGCAGCTGCGAGCCGACGCCAGCCGGCCGGGAGAGGGTGGGGCGGCCCTGGACGCTGCCGACTTCGAGGAGCTCCAGAGGAAGAGCCAGGGCCTGGACTCCCGGCTCCGGGACGTGGAAGACGGAGTGCAGTCCGTGCGGGCGGCGTGCACGCAGCAGACGGAAGGCCTGGAAGCCCTCCTGTCGCAGAGCGAGGAGCAGGAGCAGCGCCTGGGCGCCCTGCAGGAGCGCGTGGCCGGCCTGGGCCCCTCCCCAGAGGCGTCCGGGGACGGCATGGCCAGCACCGTGAGGAGCCTCGGGGAGGCCCAGCTCTCGCTGG
This genomic interval carries:
- the CKAP4 gene encoding cytoskeleton-associated protein 4, yielding MPSAKQRGSKGGHGAASPADKGAHPSGGADDVAKKPPPQQPAAPHPHQQQHQQNQAHGKGSHRGGGKSSSAAAAASSSASCSRRLGKALNFLFYLALVAAAAFSGWCVHHVLEEVQQVRLSHQDISRQREELGQGLQGVEQKVQSLQATVVAFESALRSAQHKQELTEKAVQQGEGEVSRIAEALQKLQDEILRDLSDGIHVVKDARERDFTSLENTVEERLTELTKSINDNIAIFTEVQKRSQQEINEVKATVASLQESEAHRQDLRALKDAVKDIQSAMMSKEKDLEALRSALATVESDVYTEVKELVSLKQEQQKFQEAADAERATLQALSEKCLRSEEAAAHFPGEIGRLEEELRQLRADASRPGEGGAALDAADFEELQRKSQGLDSRLRDVEDGVQSVRAACTQQTEGLEALLSQSEEQEQRLGALQERVAGLGPSPEASGDGMASTVRSLGEAQLSLGADVEELKRRVGELPSTVEALHRVQEQVHTLLSQDQGHLAKLSSLDTLQSSVSQVESDLKMLRTAVDSLVAYSVKIETNENNLESAKVLLEDLRNDLDRLFVRVEKIHETV